Within the Marinobacter qingdaonensis genome, the region TTTCGACGGCGCAATTTCCTCCCCTCGCTCTGTCACCGTCTGTGTCACAAGAAAATACACATCATCACTTGAAACGGTCGTTTGAATTTGGCAAAAAGGCCGCCGGTTGCGCCAGGGCCAGCCAGACACACTGCATGATATTCGGGAGGAGAAAGGGAATGCGGAACCAGGTTATCGCAGGCGTTGCAGCAATCCTGTTCGGGGCTTCAGGGACGGCCGTATCGAAGGTCTCGCCAAAGCAGGCGGATCGGCTCGATGGGGAATTAACCCCGGTAGGCGCAGAGCGGGCCGGTAATCCGTCCGGTACCATTCCCGACTGGACCGGTGGGCTGAAGACACCACCCGAGGGTTGGCGCAAAGGCCAGGTGGAAATCAATCCCTTCCCGGAGGATGAGCCCCTGTTCGTGATTACCGGGGACAACTACACGCTGTATCGGGATCGGCTGTCTGACGGCCACCTAAGGATGTTGGAGCAGTACGGCGCGGATTTCTTCATGCCGGTGTATCAGACCCGCCGCACCGCGGCCTTCCCGGACCATGTTTACGACAAATCCCGTGACAACGCGGTGCAGTCCGAATTGCTGGATAACGGCAACGGCGTTCGCAACACGATCATGACCAGCCCGTTTCCGATTCCAAAGAACGGTCTGGAAGTCATCTGGAATCACATCCTGCGCTACCGCGGCAACGAGGTGGCGTTCCGCAGTGCCTCCGCCACGCCCCAGACCGATGGCGCCTTCAATCCGGTGGTCAATGACTACGAGTATTTCTTCGCCTACAGCAAGAAGGGGGCGGAACTGGAGGAGATCGACAACAAGATCTTCTACCTGAAAACCGACACCATCGCTCCGTCGTCGCTGGCCGGTACCATCACCCTGGTGCATGAAACCCTGGATCAGATTCGGTCGCCCCGGCTGGCCTGGCGCTACGACGCCGGCTCCCGTCGCCTGCGTCGATCGCCCAATCTGGCCTACGAAACCGATCTGCCGAACTCCTCCTCCCTGCGTTCGGTCGACCAGAAGGACATGTATAACGGCGCGCCCAACCAGTACGATTGGACTCTGAAGGGCAAGCGCGAGCTGTATGTGCCGTACAACGCCTACGCGTTGCACGCTGGCGACGTCACCGCCGACGACGTGATCCGCCCCCGTCACATCAATCAGGCCCTGGCACGCTACGAGCTGCACCGGGTCTGGGTGGTCGAGGCCAAGCGCCGCACGGGCATCGGCCACATCTACGATCGTCGGGTGTTCTACGTTGACGAGGACAGCTGGCAGATCCTGGCGTCCGAGGAGTACGACGAGGATGGCCAGCTTTGGCGGGTGTCCGAAGCCCACAACATCAGCTATTACAGTGTGCCGGTGTTCTGGACTACCATGGAAATGACGTACGATCTCAAGGCCGAACGCTATTATATCGATGGCCTGGATGACGGTTTCCCGGCGTATGATTTCAGCCCGGGGTTCCGTGGGTCCGACTTCACCGCGTCCGCGGCGCGGCGGGCCGCCCGTCGGTAATTGATGGGGCCGGTGGCCACAATTAATCACAGGAATCTGACAGGAGACCGGGCATGGCGGACAACCAGGCGCATCTGACTCACCTGGATCAACTGATGGCCCGCTTCGGGCGCGCACTGGCCGATCAGGACTGGGACGCACTGGCGAGTCGCAATGGCGAGGTCAGGCCGGCGGTCGAGCCGCTGATGCGCGCCATGGAGTCGGGTGAGCTGGACGCGAGCGAGGTGCGGACCCGCCTCGAGGAGCTGCAGCAACTGGTGGATGCGGCCAGTCAGGGCGCCAATCGGGCGCGCCAGGAAGCCCAGTCGGCGCTCAAGGGCGTGAACCAGAATCGTAATGCTGCCAAGGCCTATCAGAACATTTCCTCAAATCGTCCCAAATAGCGTCATAAAATTGACTCGAGCTTCCCGACAGTCTTAAATACCGCTCAAATCCACCGAGAGATTTTTGTGAATGTCCAATAACAATAAGGTGCTGGTGCTGAGTGACGACGAGTCAAGACGCCGGGACATGGTCACGATTCTTGAGTTTATCGGCGAAGAGCAGATCCTCCAGGCAGACGAAGCCGCGGCATTCCTCGCATCCGCGGATGATGGCGCCGCCGCCGAGCTGTCCGTGGCGGTGGTCAATGGCGAGGATGCCGGCGTCACTGACACGGTGGCCAGAATCTGCGCCCTGGCCCAGGGCGTGCCCATCCTGATGGTCGGCGATCCTGACCTGAAAGGCCTGGCCGGCGACGATGCCGCTCGGGTCATCGCCCGCATGGAGTGGCCGCTGAACTACACCAAGTTTGTGGATTCGCTGTATCGGGCGCAGATTTTCCGGGATCAGTTCGGTCGCTCCCAGCAGCGTGGCCAGCAGCGCAGTCTGCAGCTGTTCCGCAGCCTGGTGGGCACGTCCCGCAAGGTGCACCAGGTTCGCCAGCTCATGGAGCAGGTGGCCGACAAGGACGTCAGCGTACTCATTACCGGTGAGTCCGGTACCGGTAAGGAAGTGGTCGCCCGCAACCTGCACTACCATTCCGCCCGTCGCGACAAGCCGTTTGTACCGGTGAACTGCGGCGCCATCCCGGCGGAGCTGCTGGAAAGCGAGCTGTTCGGCCACGAGAAGGGCGCCTTCACCGGCGCCATCACCGCCCGTGTCGGCCGTTTCGAGATGGCCGAGGGTGGCACCCTGTTCCTGGATGAAATCGGCGACATGCCGCTCAACATGCAGGTCAAGATCCTGCGCGTCCTGCAGGAGCGCACCTTCGAGCGGGTCGGCAGCAATCGCACCCAGTCCGCCGATGTCCGCATCATCGCGGCGACCCACAAGAACCTGGAAGACATGATCGAAACCGGTGAATTCCGGGAAGATCTGTACTACCGCCTGAACGTGTTCCCGATTGAAATGCCGTCGCTGCGGGAGCGGGTGGAGGACATCCCGCTGCTGATCAACGAGCTGATCTCCCG harbors:
- a CDS encoding DUF1329 domain-containing protein; amino-acid sequence: MRNQVIAGVAAILFGASGTAVSKVSPKQADRLDGELTPVGAERAGNPSGTIPDWTGGLKTPPEGWRKGQVEINPFPEDEPLFVITGDNYTLYRDRLSDGHLRMLEQYGADFFMPVYQTRRTAAFPDHVYDKSRDNAVQSELLDNGNGVRNTIMTSPFPIPKNGLEVIWNHILRYRGNEVAFRSASATPQTDGAFNPVVNDYEYFFAYSKKGAELEEIDNKIFYLKTDTIAPSSLAGTITLVHETLDQIRSPRLAWRYDAGSRRLRRSPNLAYETDLPNSSSLRSVDQKDMYNGAPNQYDWTLKGKRELYVPYNAYALHAGDVTADDVIRPRHINQALARYELHRVWVVEAKRRTGIGHIYDRRVFYVDEDSWQILASEEYDEDGQLWRVSEAHNISYYSVPVFWTTMEMTYDLKAERYYIDGLDDGFPAYDFSPGFRGSDFTASAARRAARR
- a CDS encoding SOS cell division inhibitor, coding for MADNQAHLTHLDQLMARFGRALADQDWDALASRNGEVRPAVEPLMRAMESGELDASEVRTRLEELQQLVDAASQGANRARQEAQSALKGVNQNRNAAKAYQNISSNRPK
- a CDS encoding sigma-54 dependent transcriptional regulator; this translates as MSNNNKVLVLSDDESRRRDMVTILEFIGEEQILQADEAAAFLASADDGAAAELSVAVVNGEDAGVTDTVARICALAQGVPILMVGDPDLKGLAGDDAARVIARMEWPLNYTKFVDSLYRAQIFRDQFGRSQQRGQQRSLQLFRSLVGTSRKVHQVRQLMEQVADKDVSVLITGESGTGKEVVARNLHYHSARRDKPFVPVNCGAIPAELLESELFGHEKGAFTGAITARVGRFEMAEGGTLFLDEIGDMPLNMQVKILRVLQERTFERVGSNRTQSADVRIIAATHKNLEDMIETGEFREDLYYRLNVFPIEMPSLRERVEDIPLLINELISRMEKEKRGSLRMNSAAIMSLCRHNWPGNVRELANLVERLAIMHPYGVIGVQELPKKFRYVDDYDENRPVEDSGMPSGVPGLVGLDAPALLPVNGIDLKDYLSNLEKQLIQQALDEAGGVVARAAEKLRIRRTTLVEKVRKYGLREEESEDS